Proteins encoded together in one Musa acuminata AAA Group cultivar baxijiao chromosome BXJ3-6, Cavendish_Baxijiao_AAA, whole genome shotgun sequence window:
- the LOC108953069 gene encoding acyl transferase 4-like, producing MGYSVNKLASELVAAAEPTPSTRLLLSSMDRIAGIRLMIDLILVFENGLQPAKAIRAALSRALVLYFPVAGRIVEPIPGEAEVDCTGDGVWFVEASVDCSLEDVNNLERPLLLPREDLIPYAPPDVIEGDMTLMLQVTEFRCGGFAVGIRFNHTMFDGIGVAQFSKAVAELARGHACPLVKPVWCREAIPSPPNLSRRHAPSPPGIHFETSVFDISSDQINALKNQFCRETGQKCSTFDVVTAMLWQCRTRAISLDPHADMHLGCAANTRHLLRGLLPQEGFYGNCVYPMGIKANARTISGSSPVEVIELIRAAKTRMPAMFLDWMMGYTDDDPYEMPLEYGTLVVSDWSRVGFSEVNYGWGEPIHVVPLNDDHNFIPSCIYLQPSKPKQGVRLMTRCVQKEHLPAFTEEMKQFVHN from the exons ATGGGCTACTCCGTGAACAAGCTCGCCTCGGAGCTCGTGGCCGCCGCCGAGCCGACGCCGTCAACACGCCTCCTGCTCTCCTCCATGGACCGCATCGCGGGGATCAGGTTGATGATCGACCTGATACTTGTGTTCGAGAACGGGCTGCAGCCGGCGAAGGCCATCAGGGCGGCGTTGTCCCGTGCTCTCGTCCTTTACTTCCCCGTCGCGGGGCGGATCGTGGAGCCGATCCCCGGTGAGGCCGAGGTGGACTGCACCGGCGATGGCGTGTGGTTCGTCGAGGCCTCCGTGGATTGCAGTCTCGAAGATGTTAACAACCTGGAGCGCCCTCTCCTGCTGCCTAGGGAGGATCTCATCCCCTATGCCCCCCCTGACGTGATCGAGGGAGACATGACCTTGATGCTCCAG GTGACGGAGTTCAGATGCGGTGGGTTCGCAGTgggcatcagattcaatcacacaATGTTCGACGGCATCGGGGTCGCCCAGTTCTCGAAAGCAGTCGCTGAGCTCGCAAGAGGCCACGCTTGTCCCCTCGTTAAGCCAGTATGGTGCAGGGAAGCCATCCCTAGTCCGCCGAACCTATCGCGACGACATGCACCCTCCCCCCCTGGCATCCACTTCGAGACCTCCGTGTTCGACATCTCCTCCGACCAGATCAACGCGTTGAAGAATCAATTCTGCAGGGAGACGGGCCAGAAGTGCTCCACCTTCGACGTGGTCACGGCGATGCTCTGGCAATGCCGGACGCGGGCGATAAGCCTGGACCCTCACGCCGACATGCACCTCGGCTGCGCCGCCAACACCCGCCACCTGCTGCGGGGGCTGCTGCCGCAGGAAGGTTTCTACGGCAACTGCGTGTACCCCATGGGAATCAAGGCGAACGCCAGGACCATCTCTGGTTCCTCGCCGGTGGAGGTGATCGAGCTGATACGAGCCGCCAAGACGAGGATGCCCGCCATGTTCTTGGACTGGATGATGGGGTACACGGACGACGACCCGTACGAGATGCCATTGGAGTACGGGACGCTGGTGGTGTCGGATTGGAGCAGGGTGGGGTTCTCAGAAGTGAACTATGGGTGGGGGGAGCCGATCCATGTCGTTCCGTTGAATGATGACCACAACTTCATCCCTTCCTGCATCTACCTGCAGCCGTCCAAGCCGAAGCAAGGCGTGAGGTTGATGACACGATGTGTTCAAAAGGAACATCTACCTGCCTTCACCGAAGAGATGAAGCAGTTTGTCCATAATTAG
- the LOC103986675 gene encoding protein TIFY 8 isoform X3: MGRDESSPVFHDFLGMSYGGGSLPAARWTKGTGIRRLPGEAEASGSASASVGVSSIGHRLISGSVDLGSEMQGVSNSEVSQHDGTEIAPSGLELGNTTGRKRNHFDSSYMGSMKDAVLPMGSGSLESSNATKMLGKEVINEKLGRANDVEMMSSMQPPIRPTKQIVHQTSHYGIGMYLDNIPSYACKYSTLGGAIISQSAADEGSRTGIRGSGVMNVLGHNRSSQTTEPKSYYHVPRNRATACVSRQMTIFYAGQAHVFDDVHPNKADAIMALAGSSGGSWSTTYSTAMNKAKVLGRDDTQKANVLLSNGGDRNHLLGQVTHTPVADPLSGHISVQQIIEVV; encoded by the exons ATGGGCAGGGATGAGAGCAGTCCTGTCTTCCACGACTTCCTGGGAATGAGCTACGGCGGTGGCTCGCTCCCGGCCGCGCGATGGACGAAGGGCACCGGGATCAGGAGGCTACCCGGGGAGGCCGAGGCCTCGGGCTCGGCTTCCGCTTCGGTGGGGGTTTCTTCTATTGGGCATCGCCTCATCTCGGGAAGCGTTGATCTGGGTTCAG AGATGCAGGGGGTGTCAAATTCTGAGGTTTCTCAGCATGATGGTACTGAGATTGCTCCATCAGGGCTCGAGTTAGGCAACACTACAGGTAGAAAGAGGAACCATTTCGATTCATCTTACATGGGTTCGATGAAAGATGCAGTGCTTCCAATGGGCTCAGGTTCCCTTGAAAGCTCAAATGCCACCAAG ATGCTAGGAAAAGAGGTGATTAATGAGAAACTGGGAAGAGCAAATGATGTTGAGATGATGTCCTCTATGCAACCACCAATAAGGCCAACTAAACAGATAGTGCATCAAACTTCTCATTATGGGATTGGGATGTACTTGGACAATATTCCATCGTATGCCTGCAAATATTCTACCTTAGGTGGTGCAATTATCTCACAATCTGCGGCAGATGAAGGTTCCAGGACGGGCATTAGAGGATCCGGAGTTATGAATGTTCTTGGTCATAACAGGTCTTCGCAGACTACTGAACCAAAATCTTATTACCATGTACCCAG GAACCGTGCCACGGCATGTGTCAGTCGTCAGATGACCATATTCTATGCTGGCCAGGCACATGTTTTCGATGATGTACATCCTAATAAG GCAGATGCCATAATGGCTTTGGCTGGATCAAGTGGAGGATCATGGTCGACCACTTACTCCACAGCCATGAACAAGGCTAAAGTTCTCGGCAGAGATGACACACAAAAGGCAAATGTGCTGCTGTCCAACGGCGGAGATCGAAATCATCTGCTTGGCCAAGTTACACATACTCCAGTCGCGGATCCTCTTTCTGGCCACATATCTG TTCAGCAGATCATCGAGGTGGTGTAG
- the LOC135639947 gene encoding myricetin 3-O-glucosyl 1,2-rhamnoside 6'-O-caffeoyltransferase AT1-like encodes MPPFLSLTIYSHRHRLTAEHPKLRHSESAVATMSFSVNKIAPELVAPAEPTPSGRLPLSFMDRNVTVRLIIDLILVFEQGVQPAKAIRAALSRVLVPYYPVAGRIVEPIPGEAEVDCTGDGVWFVEASVDCSLEDVNNLERPLLLPRKDLIPYAPPDVIEGDMTFMLQVTEFRCGGFAVGIRFNHAVFDGVGAAQFLKAVADVARGHARPVVEPVWCREAIPSPPKMSQRHAASSPAAFHFQTSVFDISSDRINAAKNQFLRETGQKCSTFDVVTAMLWQCRTRAISLDPHADLDLGFAANTRHLLRGLLPEKGFYGNCVYPMGIKANAGTIAASSLVEVILLIRDAKDSLSAKFSECMMGGSAENPYTVPPGYGTMAVSDWSRVGFSEVNYGWGEPIHVVPLTDDNNLVASCIYLSPRKPKQGVRLMTRCVEMEHLPAFSEELMKFAEDLA; translated from the exons ATGCCACCCTTCCTTTCTCTCACTATATACAGTCACCGCCATCGCCTCACGGCAGAGCATCCCAAGTTGAGACACTCTGAATCAGCCGTAGCAACCATGAGCTTTTCCGTGAACAAGATCGCCCCGGAGCTCGTGGCCCCCGCCGAGCCTACGCCGTCCGGCCGCCTCCCGCTCTCCTTCATGGACCGCAACGTGACGGTCAGATTGATCATCGACCTGATACTCGTGTTCGAGCAAGGCGTGCAGCCGGCGAAGGCCATCAGGGCGGCGCTGTCCCGTGTTCTCGTCCCTTACTACCCCGTCGCCGGGCGGATCGTGGAGCCGATCCCCGGTGAGGCCGAGGTGGATTGCACCGGCGATGGCGTGTGGTTCGTCGAGGCCTCCGTGGATTGCAGTCTCGAAGATGTTAACAACCTGGAGCGCCCTCTCCTGCTGCCCAGGAAGGATCTCATCCCCTATGCCCCCCCTGACGTGATCGAGGGAGACATGACCTTCATGCTCCAG GTGACGGAGTTCAGATGCGGTGGGTTCGCAGTgggcatcagattcaatcacgcAGTGTTCGACGGCGTCGGGGCAGCCCAGTTCTTGAAAGCAGTTGCCGATGTCGCCAGAGGCCACGCTCGTCCCGTCGTCGAGCCAGTCTGGTGCAGGGAAGCCATCCCCAGTCCGCCGAAGATGTCGCAACGACATGCTGCTTCCTCCCCCGCTGCCTTCCACTTCCAGACCTCCGTGTTCGACATCTCCTCCGACCGCATCAACGCCGCGAAGAACCAGTTCTTGAGGGAGACGGGCCAGAAGTGCTCCACCTTCGATGTGGTCACGGCGATGCTCTGGCAGTGCCGGACGCGAGCGATAAGCCTGGACCCCCACGCCGACTTGGACCTCGGCTTCGCCGCCAACACCCGCCACCTGCTGCGGGGGCTGCTGCCGGAGAAAGGCTTCTACGGCAACTGCGTGTACCCCATGGGAATCAAGGCGAACGCCGGGACCATCGCTGCTTCCTCGCTGGTGGAGGTGATCCTGCTGATACGCGACGCCAAAGACAGTTTATCAGCCAAGTTCTCGGAGTGTATGATGGGGGGTTCGGCGGAGAACCCGTACACAGTACCACCGGGGTACGGGACGATGGCAGTGTCGGACTGGAGCCGAGTGGGGTTCTCCGAGGTAAACTACGGGTGGGGAGAGCCGATCCATGTGGTTCCGTTGACTGATGACAATAACTTAGTGGCTTCCTGCATCTATCTGTCGCCGCGCAAGCCGAAGCAGGGCGTGAGGTTGATGACACGATGCGTTGAAATGGAACATCTCCCTGCCTTCAGTGAAGAGCTGATGAAGTTTGCCGAAGATTTGGCGTGA
- the LOC103986678 gene encoding acyl transferase 4-like, translated as MSFSVNKLAPELLVAAEPTPSGRLPLSCIDRIAAVGVLVDTILVFQKGLAPAKAIKAALSRALVPYYPVAGRIVEPSPGEPEVACTGEGVWFVEASVDCSLKDVNNLERPLVLPKEELIPFAPAEVKEEDLIMMMQVTEFTCGGFAVGTRLSHVVFDGLGAAQFLKAVAEIARGHARPVVYPVWCRDAIPSPPKLSPGLPLPSFKAFNFENSVFDISSVHIDAVKNQFSRERGQKCSTFDVVTAMAWQCRTRAICFDAHVDVHLGFAADTRHLLRGLLPQEGYYGNCVYPMGIKAKAGTIAGSSPVEVIELIRDAKERISTKFLDWMMGETLEEDPYRVPPGYGTLVVSDWRRMGFSEVNYGWGEPIHVTPLNDESNFVASCIYLSPPKPKQGLRLITRCFEKDHLPAFDEEMMKFYLKHG; from the exons ATGAGCTTTTCCGTGAACAAGCTAGCCCCGGAGCTCTTGGTCGCCGCCGAGCCGACGCCGTCCGGCCGCCTTCCCCTCTCTTGCATCGACCGCATTGCGGCAGTCGGGGTCCTGGTGGACACGATACTGGTGTTCCAGAAAGGCCTGGCGCCGGCGAAGGCAATCAAGGCGGCGCTGTCCCGGGCTCTCGTCCCTTACTATCCAGTCGCCGGCCGCATCGTCGAGCCGAGCCCCGGTGAGCCCGAGGTCGCCTGCACCGGCGAAGGCGTGTGGTTCGTCGAGGCCTCCGTGGATTGCAGTCTCAAAGATGTCAACAACTTGGAGCGCCCGTTAGTGCTGCCCAAGGAGGAGCTCATCCCTTTCGCTCCTGCTGAAGTGAAAGAGGAAGATTTGATCATGATGATGCAG GTGACGGAGTTCACATGCGGCGGGTTCGCAGTGGGCACCCGACTGAGCCACGTAGTGTTCGACGGCCTCGGAGCAGCCCAGTTCTTGAAAGCAGTCGCCGAGATCGCAAGAGGCCACGCTCGTCCCGTCGTCTACCCAGTCTGGTGCAGGGACGCCATCCCCAGTCCGCCGAAGCTATCGCCAGGACTTCCACTACCCTCCTTCAAGGCCTTCAACTTCGAGAACTCCGTGTTCGACATCTCCTCCGTCCACATCGACGCAGTGAAGAACCAGTTCTCGAGGGAGAGGGGCCAGAAGTGCTCCACCTTCGACGTGGTCACGGCCATGGCCTGGCAGTGCCGGACGCGGGCGATATGCTTCGACGCCCACGTCGACGTGCACCTCGGCTTCGCCGCCGACACCCGCCACCTGCTGCGGGGGTTGCTGCCGCAGGAAGGCTACTACGGCAACTGCGTGTACCCCATGGGAATCAAGGCGAAAGCTGGAACCATCGCTGGTTCCTCGCCGGTGGAGGTGATCGAGCTGATACGAGACGCCAAGGAGAGGATATCCACCAAGTTCTTGGACTGGATGATGGGAGAGACTTTGGAGGAGGACCCTTACCGCGTGCCACCGGGGTACGGGACGCTGGTGGTGTCGGATTGGAGACGCATGGGGTTCTCAGAGGTGAACTACGGGTGGGGTGAGCCGATCCATGTCACTCCGTTGAACGATGAAAGTAACTTCGTGGCATCCTGCATCTATCTGTCGCCGCCTAAGCCGAAGCAGGGCTTGCGGTTGATAACACGATGCTTCGAAAAGGATCATCTACCTGCCTTCGATGAAGAGATGATGAAGTTTTACCTAAAACACGGATGA
- the LOC103986675 gene encoding protein TIFY 8 isoform X1, with the protein MGRDESSPVFHDFLGMSYGGGSLPAARWTKGTGIRRLPGEAEASGSASASVGVSSIGHRLISGSVDLGSEMQGVSNSEVSQHDGTEIAPSGLELGNTTGRKRNHFDSSYMGSMKDAVLPMGSGSLESSNATKMLGKEVINEKLGRANDVEMMSSMQPPIRPTKQIVHQTSHYGIGMYLDNIPSYACKYSTLGGAIISQSAADEGSRTGIRGSGVMNVLGHNRSSQTTEPKSYYHVPRNRATACVSRQMTIFYAGQAHVFDDVHPNKADAIMALAGSSGGSWSTTYSTAMNKAKVLGRDDTQKANVLLSNGGDRNHLLGQVTHTPVADPLSGHISADHRGGVATRDASLMTRAAEPNTEGKWMS; encoded by the exons ATGGGCAGGGATGAGAGCAGTCCTGTCTTCCACGACTTCCTGGGAATGAGCTACGGCGGTGGCTCGCTCCCGGCCGCGCGATGGACGAAGGGCACCGGGATCAGGAGGCTACCCGGGGAGGCCGAGGCCTCGGGCTCGGCTTCCGCTTCGGTGGGGGTTTCTTCTATTGGGCATCGCCTCATCTCGGGAAGCGTTGATCTGGGTTCAG AGATGCAGGGGGTGTCAAATTCTGAGGTTTCTCAGCATGATGGTACTGAGATTGCTCCATCAGGGCTCGAGTTAGGCAACACTACAGGTAGAAAGAGGAACCATTTCGATTCATCTTACATGGGTTCGATGAAAGATGCAGTGCTTCCAATGGGCTCAGGTTCCCTTGAAAGCTCAAATGCCACCAAG ATGCTAGGAAAAGAGGTGATTAATGAGAAACTGGGAAGAGCAAATGATGTTGAGATGATGTCCTCTATGCAACCACCAATAAGGCCAACTAAACAGATAGTGCATCAAACTTCTCATTATGGGATTGGGATGTACTTGGACAATATTCCATCGTATGCCTGCAAATATTCTACCTTAGGTGGTGCAATTATCTCACAATCTGCGGCAGATGAAGGTTCCAGGACGGGCATTAGAGGATCCGGAGTTATGAATGTTCTTGGTCATAACAGGTCTTCGCAGACTACTGAACCAAAATCTTATTACCATGTACCCAG GAACCGTGCCACGGCATGTGTCAGTCGTCAGATGACCATATTCTATGCTGGCCAGGCACATGTTTTCGATGATGTACATCCTAATAAG GCAGATGCCATAATGGCTTTGGCTGGATCAAGTGGAGGATCATGGTCGACCACTTACTCCACAGCCATGAACAAGGCTAAAGTTCTCGGCAGAGATGACACACAAAAGGCAAATGTGCTGCTGTCCAACGGCGGAGATCGAAATCATCTGCTTGGCCAAGTTACACATACTCCAGTCGCGGATCCTCTTTCTGGCCACATATCTG CAGATCATCGAGGTGGTGTAGCCACAAGAGATGCGAGCCTGATGACTCGTGCCGCAGAACCTAATACAGAAGGCAAATGGATGTCATAA
- the LOC103986675 gene encoding protein TIFY 8 isoform X2, which translates to MGRDESSPVFHDFLGMSYGGGSLPAARWTKGTGIRRLPGEAEASGSASASVGVSSIGHRLISGSVDLGSEMQGVSNSEVSQHDGTEIAPSGLELGNTTGRKRNHFDSSYMGSMKDAVLPMGSGSLESSNATKMLGKEVINEKLGRANDVEMMSSMQPPIRPTKQIVHQTSHYGIGMYLDNIPSYACKYSTLGGAIISQSAADEGSRTGIRGSGVMNVLGHNRSSQTTEPKSYYHVPRNRATACVSRQMTIFYAGQAHVFDDVHPNKADAIMALAGSSGGSWSTTYSTAMNKAKVLGRDDTQKANVLLSNGGDRNHLLGQVTHTPVADPLSGHISDHRGGVATRDASLMTRAAEPNTEGKWMS; encoded by the exons ATGGGCAGGGATGAGAGCAGTCCTGTCTTCCACGACTTCCTGGGAATGAGCTACGGCGGTGGCTCGCTCCCGGCCGCGCGATGGACGAAGGGCACCGGGATCAGGAGGCTACCCGGGGAGGCCGAGGCCTCGGGCTCGGCTTCCGCTTCGGTGGGGGTTTCTTCTATTGGGCATCGCCTCATCTCGGGAAGCGTTGATCTGGGTTCAG AGATGCAGGGGGTGTCAAATTCTGAGGTTTCTCAGCATGATGGTACTGAGATTGCTCCATCAGGGCTCGAGTTAGGCAACACTACAGGTAGAAAGAGGAACCATTTCGATTCATCTTACATGGGTTCGATGAAAGATGCAGTGCTTCCAATGGGCTCAGGTTCCCTTGAAAGCTCAAATGCCACCAAG ATGCTAGGAAAAGAGGTGATTAATGAGAAACTGGGAAGAGCAAATGATGTTGAGATGATGTCCTCTATGCAACCACCAATAAGGCCAACTAAACAGATAGTGCATCAAACTTCTCATTATGGGATTGGGATGTACTTGGACAATATTCCATCGTATGCCTGCAAATATTCTACCTTAGGTGGTGCAATTATCTCACAATCTGCGGCAGATGAAGGTTCCAGGACGGGCATTAGAGGATCCGGAGTTATGAATGTTCTTGGTCATAACAGGTCTTCGCAGACTACTGAACCAAAATCTTATTACCATGTACCCAG GAACCGTGCCACGGCATGTGTCAGTCGTCAGATGACCATATTCTATGCTGGCCAGGCACATGTTTTCGATGATGTACATCCTAATAAG GCAGATGCCATAATGGCTTTGGCTGGATCAAGTGGAGGATCATGGTCGACCACTTACTCCACAGCCATGAACAAGGCTAAAGTTCTCGGCAGAGATGACACACAAAAGGCAAATGTGCTGCTGTCCAACGGCGGAGATCGAAATCATCTGCTTGGCCAAGTTACACATACTCCAGTCGCGGATCCTCTTTCTGGCCACATATCTG ATCATCGAGGTGGTGTAGCCACAAGAGATGCGAGCCTGATGACTCGTGCCGCAGAACCTAATACAGAAGGCAAATGGATGTCATAA
- the LOC135640122 gene encoding acyl transferase 5-like, translating into MRFPVNKLAPELVAAAEPTPSGRLPLSSMDRIAAVRVLADTILVFQQGLAPAKAIKAALSRALVPYYPVAGRIFEPRPGEPEVACTGEGVWFVEASVDCNLKDVNNLERPLLLPKEELIPFAPAEVKEEDLIMMMQVTEFTCGGFAVGTRLSHVVFDGLGAAQFLKAVAEIARGHARPVVHPVWCRDAIPSPPKLSPGLPLPSFEAFNLENSVFDILSDHIDAVKNQFWRERGQTCSTFDVVTATAWQCRTRAICFDAHVDVHLGFAANTRHLLRGLLPQEGYYGNCVYPMGIKAKAGTIAGSSPVEVIELIRDAKERISTKFLDWMMGETAEEDPYRVPPGYGTLVVSDWRRMGFSEVNYGWGEPIHVTPLNDDSNLVASCIYLSPPKPKQGLRLMTRCCEKDHLPAFHEEMMKFYLELQ; encoded by the exons ATGAGATTTCCCGTGAACAAGCTCGCCCCGGAGCTCGTGGCCGCCGCTGAGCCAACGCCGTCCGGCCGCCTCCCGCTCTCCTCCATGGACCGCATTGCAGCAGTCAGAGTCCTGGCGGACACGATACTTGTGTTCCAGCAAGGCCTGGCGCCGGCGAAGGCCATCAAGGCGGCGCTGTCCCGGGCTCTCGTCCCTTACTACCCAGTCGCCGGACGCATCTTCGAGCCGCGCCCCGGCGAGCCCGAGGTCGCCTGCACCGGAGAAGGCGTGTGGTTCGTCGAGGCCTCAGTGGATTGCAATCTCAAAGATGTCAACAACTTGGAGCGCCCCCTCCTGCTGCCCAAGGAGGAGCTCATCCCATTCGCTCCCGCTGAAGTGAAAGAGGAAGATTTGATCATGATGATGCAG GTGACGGAGTTCACATGCGGCGGGTTCGCAGTGGGCACCCGGCTGAGCCACGTAGTGTTCGACGGCCTCGGAGCAGCCCAGTTCTTGAAAGCAGTCGCCGAGATCGCAAGAGGCCACGCTCGTCCCGTCGTCCACCCAGTCTGGTGCAGGGACGCCATCCCCAGTCCGCCGAAGCTATCGCCAGGTCTTCCACTACCCTCCTTCGAGGCTTTCAACTTGGAGAACTCCGTGTTTGACATCCTCTCCGACCACATCGACGCAGTGAAGAACCAGTTCTGGAGGGAGAGGGGCCAGACGTGCTCCACCTTCGACGTGGTCACGGCCACGGCCTGGCAGTGCCGGACGCGGGCGATATGCTTCGACGCCCACGTCGACGTTCACCTCGGCTTCGCCGCCAACACCCGCCACCTGCTGCGGGGGTTGCTGCCGCAGGAAGGCTACTACGGCAACTGCGTGTACCCCATGGGAATCAAGGCGAAAGCTGGAACCATCGCAGGTTCCTCGCCGGTGGAGGTGATCGAGCTGATACGAGACGCCAAAGAGAGGATATCCACCAAGTTCTTGGACTGGATGATGGGGGAGACTGCGGAGGAGGACCCTTACCGGGTGCCACCGGGGTACGGGACGCTGGTGGTGTCGGATTGGAGACGCATGGGGTTCTCAGAGGTGAACTACGGGTGGGGAGAGCCGATCCATGTCACTCCGTTGAATGACGACAGTAACTTGGTGGCGTCCTGCATCTATCTGTCGCCGCCCAAGCCGAAGCAGGGCTTGAGGTTGATGACACGATGCTGTGAAAAGGATCATCTACCCGCCTTCCACGAAGAGATGATGAAGTTTTACCTAGAACTACAATGA
- the LOC135639763 gene encoding acyl transferase 9-like, whose protein sequence is MSYSVNKLAPELVAAAESTPSGRLPLSSMDRTAVVRLIIDLILVFEQGVQPAKAIRAALSRALVAYYPVAGRIVEPLPGEAEVDCTGDGVWFVQASLDCGLEDVNNLEHPLLLPRKDLIPYAPPDVIEGDLIFMMQVTEFTCGGFAMGIRFNHTVFDGLGAAQFLKAVAEIARGHARPLVEPVWCREAIPRPPKLSQRHAPAPAVVYFESSVFDIPSDHIDAVKKQFCREAGQECSTFDVVTAMIWQCRTRAISLDSHADVYLSFTANARHLLRQLLPQEGYYGNCVYPMGIKATAGTIAGSSPVEVIELIRDAKERMSTKFLDWMMGDAEADPDKVPLEYGTLVVSDWSRVGFSQVNYGWGEPTHVAPLNDDHNFVASCIYLQPSKPKQGVRLLTRCVQKEHLPAFTEETMNFVHN, encoded by the exons ATGAGCTATTCCGTGAACAAGCTCGCCCCGGAGCTCGTGGCCGCCGCCGAGTCGACGCCGTCCGGCCGCCTCCCGCTCTCCTCCATGGACCGCACCGCGGTGGTCAGATTGATCATCGACCTGATACTCGTGTTCGAGCAAGGCGTGCAGCCGGCGAAGGCCATCAGGGCGGCGCTGTCCCGCGCTCTAGTCGCCTACTACCCCGTCGCCGGGCGAATCGTGGAGCCGCTCCCCGGTGAGGCCGAGGTCGACTGCACCGGCGATGGCGTGTGGTTCGTCCAGGCCTCCCTGGATTGCGGTCTCGAAGATGTTAACAACCTGGAGCACCCTCTCCTGCTGCCCAGGAAGGATCTCATCCCCTATGCTCCCCCTGACGTGATCGAGGGGGACTTGATCTTCATGATGCAG GTGACGGAGTTCACATGCGGTGGATTCGCAATgggcatcagattcaatcacacaGTATTCGATGGCCTCGGGGCAGCCCAGTTCTTGAAAGCAGTCGCCGAGATCGCAAGAGGCCACGCTCGTCCCCTCGTTGAGCCTGTCTGGTGCAGGGAAGCCATCCCCCGTCCGCCAAAGCTATCGCAACGACACGCACCCGCCCCCGCTGTCGTCTACTTCGAGTCCTCCGTGTTCGACATCCCCTCCGACCACATCGACGCGGTTAAAAAGCAGTTCTGCAGGGAGGCGGGCCAGGAGTGCTCCACCTTCGACGTGGTCACGGCTATGATCTGGCAGTGCCGGACGAGGGCGATAAGCTTGGATTCCCACGCCGACGTGTACCTCAGCTTCACCGCCAACGCCCGCCACCTGCTGCGCCAGCTGCTGCCGCAGGAAGGCTACTACGGCAACTGCGTGTACCCCATGGGAATCAAGGCGACCGCTGGGACCATCGCTGGTTCCTCGCCGGTGGAGGTGATCGAGCTGATCCGGGACGCCAAGGAGAGGATGTCCACCAAGTTCTTGGACTGGATGATGGGGGACGCAGAGGCCGACCCGGACAAGGTGCCGCTGGAGTACGGGACGCTGGTGGTGTCGGATTGGAGCCGGGTGGGGTTCTCACAAGTGAACTATGGGTGGGGAGAGCCGACCCATGTCGCTCCGTTGAATGACGACCACAACTTCGTCGCTTCCTGCATCTACCTGCAGCCGTCCAAGCCGAAGCAGGGCGTGAGGTTGCTGACACGATGTGTTCAAAAGGAACATCTACCGGCCTTCACCGAAGAGACGATGAACTTTGTCCATAATTAG